A DNA window from Ipomoea triloba cultivar NCNSP0323 chromosome 10, ASM357664v1 contains the following coding sequences:
- the LOC116031753 gene encoding senescence-specific cysteine protease SAG39-like → MAFKSLKLIFALVLVFAMSASLATSRKLPDSSMVERHDQWMSQYGRVYKDEVEKSKRYKIFKENVEYIDAFNKVGTKSYKLGINAFADLTNKEFQASRNGYKLPHECSSNTLFRYENVSAVPSTVDWRKKGAVTPVKDQGQCGCCWAFSAVAAMEGITQLSTGKLISLSEQELVDCDVKGEDQGCEGGLMDDAFQFIINNKGLTTESNYPYQGTDGSCQKSKSSNSAAKITGFEDVPANSESALEKAVANQPVSVAIDASGMDFQFYSSGVFTGSCDTQLDHGVTAVGYGKAEDGTKYWLVKNSWGTSWGENGYIRMQKDIDAKEGLCGIAMQASYPTATATA, encoded by the exons ATGGCTTTCAAAAGTTTGAAGCTCATCTTTGCTCTGGTTCTAGTGTTTGCAATGTCAGCGTCATTAGCCACATCTCGAAAATTACCTGATTCATCAATGGTGGAGAGGCACGATCAGTGGATGAGTCAATACGGACGTGTTTACAAAGATGAGGTGGAGAAATCAAAACGATACAAGATATTCAAAGAGAATGTAGAATACATTGATGCTTTCAACAAGGTTGGAACCAAGTCCTACAAGCTTGGTATCAATGCATTTGCTGATTTAACAAACAAGGAATTCCAAGCGTCGCGGAATGGATACAAGTTGCCTCACGAGTGTTCCTCCAATACATTGTTTAGGTATGAAAATGTGAGTGCAGTTCCATCTACCGTGGATTGGAGAAAGAAGGGGGCCGTTACTCCTGTTAAGGATCAAGGCCAATGTG gatgttGCTGGGCATTTTCTGCTGTGGCCGCCATGGAAGGAATCACCCAACTCTCAACCGGTAAGCTGATCTCATTGTCGGAGCAAGAGCTAGTAGATTGCGATGTAAAGGGCGAAGATCAAGGCTGCGAAGGAGGCCTAATGGACGATGCTTTCCAGTTCATAATAAACAACAAAGGCCTCACAACCGAATCCAACTACCCATACCAAGGAACCGACGGATCCTGCCAGAAAAGCAAGTCATCCAACAGCGCAGCAAAGATCACTGGCTTTGAAGACGTCCCCGCTAACAGCGAGTCTGCCTTGGAGAAGGCCGTGGCCAATCAGCCTGTATCGGTGGCCATTGATGCCAGCGGAATGGATTTTCAGTTCTACTCTAGCGGGGTGTTCACCGGATCATGCGATACACAGTTGGATCACGGCGTGACGGCCGTGGGGTACGGGAAAGCGGAGGATGGGACTAAGTATTGGTTGGTGAAGAACTCGTGGGGAACAAGTTGGGGTGAGAATGGTTACATCAGAATGCAGAAAGATATTGATGCTAAGGAAGGGCTTTGCGGTATTGCCATGCAAGCATCTTATCCAACTGCAACTGCAACTGCTTga